A single region of the Brassica rapa cultivar Chiifu-401-42 chromosome A03, CAAS_Brap_v3.01, whole genome shotgun sequence genome encodes:
- the LOC103862122 gene encoding cellulose synthase A catalytic subunit 1 [UDP-forming], translating into MEASAGLVAGSYRRNELVRIRHESDGGSKALKNMDPHTCQICGDNAGLTETGDLFVACNECAFPVCRPCYEYDRKDGTQCCPQCKTRYRRLRGSPRVEGDEDEDDVDDIENEFNYAQGANKGRRQQRHGEEFSSSSRHESQPIPLLTHGHTVSGEIRTPDTQSVRTTSGPLGPGDRNAISSPYIDPRQPVPVRIVDPSKDLNSYGLGNVDWKERVEGWKLKQEKNMVQMTGKYHEGKGGEIEGTGSNGEELQMADDSRLPMSRIVPIPPSHLTPYRVVIILRLIILGFFLQYRTTHPVKDAYPLWLTSVICEIWFAFSWLLDQFPKWYPINRETYLDRLAIRYDRDGEPSQLTPVDVFVSTVDPLKEPPLVTANTVLSILAVDYPVDKVACYVSDDGAAMLTFESLSETAEFAKKWVPFCKKFSIEPRAPEFYFAQKIDYLKDKIQPSFVKERRAMKREYEEFKVRINALVAKAQKIPEEGWTMQDGTPWPGNNTRDHPGMIQVFLGHSGGLDTDGNELPRLIYVSREKRPGFQHHKKAGAMNALIRVSAVLTNGAYLLNVDCDHYFNNSKAIKEAMCFLMDPAYGKKCCYVQFPQRFDGIDLHDRYANRNIVFFDINLKGLDGIQGPVYVGTGCCFNRQALYGYDPVLTEEDLEPNIIVKSCCGSRKKGKKSKKYNYDQQRRGINRSDSNAPLFNMDDIEEGFEGYDDERSILMSQKSVEKRFGQSPVFIAATFMEQGGIPPTTNPATLLKEAIHVISCGYEDKTEWGKEIGWIYGSVTEDILTGFKMHARGWMSIYCNPPRPAFKGSAPINLSDRLNQVLRWALGSIEILLSRHCPIWYGYTGRLRLLERLAYINTIVYPITALPLIAYCILPAFCLITDKFIIPEISNYASIWFILLFISIAVTGVLELRWSGVSIEDWWRNEQFWVIGGTSAHLFAVFQGLLKVLAGIDTNFTVTSKASDEDGDFAELYIFKWTALLIPPTTVLVVNLIGIVAGVSYAVNSGYQSWGPLFGKLFFALWVIAHLYPFLKGLMGRQNRTPTIVIVWSVLLASIFSLLWVRINPFVSVTPEANPTAVPGGVF; encoded by the exons ATGGAGGCCAGTGCCGGCTTGGTCGCTGGATCCTACCGGAGAAACGAGCTCGTTCGGATCCGTCACGAATCTGACGGCGGG TCCAAAGCTTTGAAGAATATGGATCCACATACATGTCAGATCTGTGGTGATAACGCTGGGCTCACTGAAACTGGAGATCTTTTTGTGGCTTGCAATGAATGTGCCTTCCCTGTCTGCCGTCCTTGCTATGAGTACGACAGGAAAGATGGAACTCAGTGTTGCCCTCAATGCAAGACTAGATACAGACGTCTCAGGG GGAGTCCTCGTGTTGAAGGagatgaagatgaggatgatgttgatgatattgaaaatgagtttaattaCGCTCAGGGAGCTAACAAGGGAAGACGCCAACAACGACATGGTGAAGAGTTCTCTTCCTCTTCTAGACATGAATCTCAACCAATTCCTCTTCTCACCCATGGCCATACG GTTTCAGGGGAAATTCGCACGCCTGATACACAATCTGTGCGTACTACATCAGGTCCTTTAGGGCCTGGTGACAGGAATGCCATTTCATCTCCATATATTGACCCACGCCAACCTg TCCCTGTGAGAATCGTAGACCCTTCGAAAGATTTGAACTCTTATGGGCTTGGCAATGTTGACTGGAAAGAAAGGGTTGAAGGCTGGAAGCTGAAGCAGGAGAAGAATATGGTACAGATGACTGGTAAATACCACGAAGGGAAAGGTGGAGAAATTGAAGGGACTGGTTCCAACGGCGAAGAACTCCAAAT GGCTGATGATTCGAGGCTGCCTATGAGCCGTATTGTGCCTATCCCGCCTTCTCATCTCACACCTTACCGGGTTGTGATTATTCTCCGGCTTATCATCTTGGGATTCTTCTTACAATATCGTACAACGCACCCTGTGAAAGATGCTTATCCATTGTGGTTGACCTCAGTTATTTGTGAGATCTGGTTTGCATTTTCTTGGCTTCTCGATCAGTTTCCCAAATGGTACCCTATTAACCGAGAGACTTATCTTGACCGTCTCGCTATAAG ATATGATCGAGACGGTGAACCATCGCAGCTTACTCCTGTTGACGTGTTTGTTAGTACAGTGGACCCACTGAAAGAGCCTCCTCTTGTAACAGCAAACACAGTTCTCTCGATTCTTGCTGTGGACTACCCGGTAGACAAAGTAGCCTGTTATGTTTCAGACGATGGTGCAGCTATGCTGACGTTCGAATCTCTTTCTGAAACTGCCGAGTTCGCAAAGAAATGGGTGCCATTTTGCAAGAAGTTTAGCATTGAACCCAGAGCCCCTGAGTTCTATTTTGCACAGAAGATAGATTACTTGAAGGACAAGATCCAGCCTTCTTTTGTTAAAGAGCGACGAGCTATGAAG AGAGAGTATGAAGAGTTTAAGGTGAGGATCAATGCACTTGTTGCTAAAGCACAGAAGATCCCTGAAGAAGGATGGACGATGCAAGATGGTACTCCCTGGCCTGGTAACAACACTAGAGATCATCCTGGAATGATTCAG GTGTTCTTAGGCCACAGTGGAGGTCTGGATACCGACGGAAATGAGCTGCCTAGGCTCATCTATGTTTCTCGTGAAAAGCGGCCTGGATTTCAACACCACAAGAAGGCTGGAGCTATGAATGCATTG ATCCGTGTTTCTGCTGTTCTGACGAATGGAGCTTATCTATTGAACGTGGATTGTGATCATtacttcaacaacagcaaagcTATTAAAGAAGCCATGTGTTTCCTGATGGACCCTGCTTATGGAAAGAAGTGCTGCTATGTGCAGTTTCCACAGCGTTTTGATGGTATTGACTTGCACGATCGATATGCCAACAGGAATATAGTCTTTTTCGAT ATTAACTTGAAGGGGTTAGATGGTATCCAGGGTCCAGTGTATGTGGGTACTGGTTGTTGTTTCAATAGACAAGCTCTATATGGTTATGATCCTGTTTTGACTGAGGAAGATCTGGAACCAAATATCATTGTGAAGAGCTGTTGCGGCTCAAGGAAGAAAGGAAAGAAGAGCAAGAAGTATAACTATGATCAACAGAGGAGAGGCATCAACAGAAGTGACTCCAATGCTCCACTTTTCAACATGGATGACATCGAGGAGGGTTTTGAAG GATATGATGATGAGAGGTCTATTCTAATGTCCCAGAAGAGTGTAGAGAAGCGTTTTGGTCAGTCCCCAGTGTTTATTGCGGCTACCTTCATGGAACAAGGTGGCATTCCACCAACGACTAATCCTGCTACTCTTCTCAAGGAGGCTATTCATGTTATAAGCTGTGGTTACGAGGACAAGACTGAATGGGGAAAAGAG attGGTTGGATCTATGGTTCTGTGACAGAAGATATTCTTACTGGGTTCAAGATGCATGCCCGGGGTTGGATGTCAATCTACTGCAATCCTCCACGACCGGCGTTTAAGGGATCTGCACCAATCAATCTTTCTGATCGTTTGAACCAAGTTCTTCGATGGGCATTGGGATCCATTGAGATTCTCCTGAGTAGACATTGCCCTATCTGGTATGGCTATACAGGAAGGTTGAGACTTCTGGAGAGACTCGCTTACATCAACACCATTGTCTACCCTATTACAGCTCTCCCACTCATCGCCTACTGTATCCTTCCTGCTTTTTGCCTCATCACTGACAAGTTCATCATACCAGAG ATAAGCAACTACGCGAGTATCTGGTTTATTCTTCTCTTCATCTCAATCGCTGTGACTGGAGTTCTAGAGCTGAGATGGAGCGGCGTGAGCATTGAGGACTGGTGGAGGAACGAGCAGTTCTGGGTCATCGGTGGAACATCTGCTCATCTTTTCGCAGTCTTCCAAGGTCTACTCAAGGTTCTTGCGGGGATAGACACTAACTTCACTGTCACATCCAAAGCCTCGGACGAAGATGGGGATTTCGCGGAGCTTTACATCTTCAAATGGACAGCTCTTCTCATTCCACCGACCACAGTGCTAGTTGTGAACCTCATAGGCATTGTGGCTGGTGTCTCTTACGCTGTGAACAGTGGGTACCAGTCATGGGGACCGCTCTTTGGGAAGCTTTTCTTCGCCTTGTGGGTCATTGCCCATCTCTACCCTTTCTTGAAAGGTCTAATGGGAAGACAGAACAGAACGCCAACCATCGTCATCGTTTGGTCTGTTCTTCTGGCCTCCATCTTTTCGTTGCTTTGGGTCAGGATCAATCCTTTTGTCTCTGTCACTCCCGAGGCCAACCCCACTGCCGTCCCAGGAGGTGTCTTTTAG